The Dehalococcoidales bacterium DNA window TTGAATTTCTGGGGATACTCTAATCCGGGGATTGATGAGCTCTTCGTGAAGGTTAGCTCGAAAGAGGCGCTGGATGAAGAGGCGCGCAAAGAGTTTTATGCCGAGATAAGCCAGATAATCGCTGACGACCAGCCGGTAGACTTTCTTACTTTCCCCAGAGGCAACCACGGTTTTCAGGCTAATGTAACCGGGATTGATGTCGGAATGAGGCTGGGCTGGAACTACCATAAGTGGCACTTTGCCGAACCATAGTTTCTTCTGAGGGAGCGAGCCTTTGCGCAGGGGTGGATTACAGGGTTATATCATCAGAAGGCTTATCTATGCGGTATTGATAACGGTGGGCGTGGTCACCGTTACCTTTATCCTGCTCCGGGTAGGTCCCAGCTCTCCGGCTGACAGGTACCTGGCGAACATGTCAGCCCGCACCCAGGACCCTTCCCAGGTGATTGCCGCCGTTGAAGCCAGATACGGACTGGATAAACCGCTGTATGAGCAGTATCTGACCTACGTGGCCAACCTGTTTCGCGGCGACTGGGGGTGGTCTTTCAGTACCTCCATGCCGGTACTGAAGCTGATTCAGCGGCACTGGGTCTATTCCTTCCAGCTTATCCTGCTCAGTATGTTGTTTTCCACCAGCCTGGGGATATTAATCGGGGTCTACTCGGCGGTCAAGCAGTATACCAGGACTGATTACCTGGCTACCTTTTTCTCTTTCATCGGCGTATCTATTCCCAATTTCTGGCTGGGTATCATGCTGATCCTGGTATTCTCGGTGCAGCTGGGCTGGTTCAAGACCTACTATGACACCGGCGTGCCCCTGTTTTCCCTGGCTAATTTAAAAGCCCTTATCCTGCCGGTGATTACGCTGGGTACGGGGATGATGGCCGGCTATACCCGTTATGCCCGCTCGGCTACCCTGGACAATTTAAGAAAGGATTTTGTCCGCACTGCCCGGGCCAAGGGCCTGCCGGAGCGTGTTGTCATCGGTAAGCACGTTTTAAGGAACGCCATCCTGCCTGTCATTACCATCATACTCTTTGACCTGAGCGGGGTTGTCTTCGGTGGCGCCTATCTCACCGAAATTATCTTCGGTATCCCCGGGCTGGGCAGAGTGTCCTTCAATGCCATTTTTGCCAACGATTATCCGGTGGTGGTGACCATTACCCTCATCGGGGCGATGGTGGTATTGCTTACCAACCTGGTTACTGATATCGTCTATACCCGGCTTGACCCCAGAATACGCTATGACTGATGGGAAAGATAAT harbors:
- a CDS encoding ABC transporter permease; protein product: MRRGGLQGYIIRRLIYAVLITVGVVTVTFILLRVGPSSPADRYLANMSARTQDPSQVIAAVEARYGLDKPLYEQYLTYVANLFRGDWGWSFSTSMPVLKLIQRHWVYSFQLILLSMLFSTSLGILIGVYSAVKQYTRTDYLATFFSFIGVSIPNFWLGIMLILVFSVQLGWFKTYYDTGVPLFSLANLKALILPVITLGTGMMAGYTRYARSATLDNLRKDFVRTARAKGLPERVVIGKHVLRNAILPVITIILFDLSGVVFGGAYLTEIIFGIPGLGRVSFNAIFANDYPVVVTITLIGAMVVLLTNLVTDIVYTRLDPRIRYD